A window of the Pangasianodon hypophthalmus isolate fPanHyp1 chromosome 12, fPanHyp1.pri, whole genome shotgun sequence genome harbors these coding sequences:
- the LOC113527613 gene encoding cytochrome P450 26A1 isoform X1 translates to MGLYTLLVTLLCTVVLPVLLLLAAVKLWQVLVIRGLDPSCTSPLPPGTMGLPFIGETLQLILQRRKFLRMKRQKYGFIYKTHLFGNPTVRVMGAENVRQILLGEHKLVAVQWPASVRTILGSDTLSNVHGSLHRNKKKAILKAFSRDALEHYIPLIQEEVRCAVSDWMERDAPVLVYPEMKRLMFRIAMRILLGFEPEQIKRDEQELVEAFEEMIKNLFSLPIDVPFSGLYRGLKARNFIHAKIEENIRKKIQDGDNENEPKYKDALQQLIENSRRSDEPLSMQAMKEAATELLFGGHETTASTATSLVMFLGLNPEVIQRIREELEEKQEVSSMYLPERALNMELLEHLKYTGCVIKETLRINPPVPGGFRVALKTFELNGYQIPKGWNVIYSICDTHDVADIFPHKEEFQPERFMAKGLEDSSRFNYIPFGGGARMCVGKEFAKMLLKIFLVELTQHCNWTLLNGPPTMKTGPTVYPVDNLPTKFCRYVSN, encoded by the exons ATGGGTCTGTACACTTTGTTGGTAACGTTGCTGTGTACGGTCGTGCTTCCCGTGCTGCTGCTGTTAGCCGCGGTGAAGCTGTGGCAGGTTTTGGTGATCCGAGGACTCGACCCGAGCTGCACGAGCCCCCTTCCCCCGGGCACCATGGGTCTGCCTTTCATTGGAGAGACGCTGCAGCTCATCCTCCAG AGGAGAAAGTTTCTGCGCATGAAGCGTCAAAAGTATGGCTTCATCTACAAAACGCACCTCTTCGGGAACCCCACGGTGCGCGTCATGGGCGCTGAGAACGTGCGCCAGATCCTGCTCGGGGAGCACAAGCTGGTCGCTGTGCAGTGGCCCGCCTCTGTCAGAACCATCCTCGGCTCAGACACGCTCTCCAACGTGCACGGGTCTCTGCACCGAAACAAGAAAAAG gcgATCCTGAAGGCTTTCTCTCGGGATGCTCTGGAGCACTACATCCCGCTGATCCAGGAGGAGGTGCGGTGCGCAGTCAGTGACTGGATGGAGCGTGATGCACCTGTGCTCGTGTACCCAGAGATGAAGCGCCTCATGTTCCGCATCGCCATGAGAATCCTTCTGGGCTTTGAACCCGAGCAGATCAAGAGGGACGAGCAAGAGCTTGTGGAGGCTTTTGAGGAAATGATCAAGAACCTCTTCTCTCTCCCAATTGACGTCCCATTCAGCGGCTTATATCGG GGCCTCAAAGCACGAAATTTTATTCATGCAAAAATTGAGGAGAACATCAGGaagaaaatccaagatggtgaCAATGAGAATGAGCCCAAGTACAAGGATGCTCTTCAGCAGTTGATTGAAAATAGCAGGAGAAGTGATGAGCCACTCAGCATGCAG GCGATGAAGGAGGCAGCAACTGAACTTCTCTTTGGCGGTCACGAGACTACCGCCAGTACAGCAACTTCTCTGGTGATGTTCTTGGGACTGAATCCAGAGGTGATTCAGCGAATCCGAGAGGAGCTCGAAGAGAAG caggAGGTTTCAAGCATGTATTTGCCTGAAAGAGCTCTTAATATGGAGCTGCTGGAACATCTCAAGTACACTGGCTGTGTCATAAAGGAAACCCTCCGAATTAATCCACCTGTGCCTGGGGGATTCCGTGTTGCACTTAAAACCTTCGAACTCAAT GGCTACCAGATTCCCAAAGGCTGGAATGTCATTTACAGCATATGTGATACCCATGATGTTGCAGATATCTTCCCACACAAAGAGGAATTCCAGCCAGAGAGATTCATGGCTAAAGGCTTGGAAGACAGTTCCAGGTTTAACTACATCCCCTTTGGAGGAGGAGCCAGGATGTGTGTGGGAAAGGAGTTTGCCAAAATGCTACTCAAGATATTTTTAGTCGAGTTAACACAGCACTGCAACTGGACACTTTTGAACGGACCCCCGACAATGAAAACGGGTCCAACTGTGTATCCTGTGGACAATCTTCCCACAAAGTTCTGCCGTTACGTCAGTAATTAG
- the LOC113527613 gene encoding cytochrome P450 26A1 isoform X2 produces MGLYTLLVTLLCTVVLPVLLLLAAVKLWQVLVIRGLDPSCTSPLPPGTMGLPFIGETLQLILQRRKFLRMKRQKYGFIYKTHLFGNPTVRVMGAENVRQILLGEHKLVAVQWPASVRTILGSDTLSNVHGSLHRNKKKAILKAFSRDALEHYIPLIQEEVRCAVSDWMERDAPVLVYPEMKRLMFRIAMRILLGFEPEQIKRDEQELVEAFEEMIKNLFSLPIDVPFSGLYRGLKARNFIHAKIEENIRKKIQDGDNENEPKYKDALQQLIENSRRSDEPLSMQAMKEAATELLFGGHETTASTATSLVMFLGLNPEVIQRIREELEEKEVSSMYLPERALNMELLEHLKYTGCVIKETLRINPPVPGGFRVALKTFELNGYQIPKGWNVIYSICDTHDVADIFPHKEEFQPERFMAKGLEDSSRFNYIPFGGGARMCVGKEFAKMLLKIFLVELTQHCNWTLLNGPPTMKTGPTVYPVDNLPTKFCRYVSN; encoded by the exons ATGGGTCTGTACACTTTGTTGGTAACGTTGCTGTGTACGGTCGTGCTTCCCGTGCTGCTGCTGTTAGCCGCGGTGAAGCTGTGGCAGGTTTTGGTGATCCGAGGACTCGACCCGAGCTGCACGAGCCCCCTTCCCCCGGGCACCATGGGTCTGCCTTTCATTGGAGAGACGCTGCAGCTCATCCTCCAG AGGAGAAAGTTTCTGCGCATGAAGCGTCAAAAGTATGGCTTCATCTACAAAACGCACCTCTTCGGGAACCCCACGGTGCGCGTCATGGGCGCTGAGAACGTGCGCCAGATCCTGCTCGGGGAGCACAAGCTGGTCGCTGTGCAGTGGCCCGCCTCTGTCAGAACCATCCTCGGCTCAGACACGCTCTCCAACGTGCACGGGTCTCTGCACCGAAACAAGAAAAAG gcgATCCTGAAGGCTTTCTCTCGGGATGCTCTGGAGCACTACATCCCGCTGATCCAGGAGGAGGTGCGGTGCGCAGTCAGTGACTGGATGGAGCGTGATGCACCTGTGCTCGTGTACCCAGAGATGAAGCGCCTCATGTTCCGCATCGCCATGAGAATCCTTCTGGGCTTTGAACCCGAGCAGATCAAGAGGGACGAGCAAGAGCTTGTGGAGGCTTTTGAGGAAATGATCAAGAACCTCTTCTCTCTCCCAATTGACGTCCCATTCAGCGGCTTATATCGG GGCCTCAAAGCACGAAATTTTATTCATGCAAAAATTGAGGAGAACATCAGGaagaaaatccaagatggtgaCAATGAGAATGAGCCCAAGTACAAGGATGCTCTTCAGCAGTTGATTGAAAATAGCAGGAGAAGTGATGAGCCACTCAGCATGCAG GCGATGAAGGAGGCAGCAACTGAACTTCTCTTTGGCGGTCACGAGACTACCGCCAGTACAGCAACTTCTCTGGTGATGTTCTTGGGACTGAATCCAGAGGTGATTCAGCGAATCCGAGAGGAGCTCGAAGAGAAG gAGGTTTCAAGCATGTATTTGCCTGAAAGAGCTCTTAATATGGAGCTGCTGGAACATCTCAAGTACACTGGCTGTGTCATAAAGGAAACCCTCCGAATTAATCCACCTGTGCCTGGGGGATTCCGTGTTGCACTTAAAACCTTCGAACTCAAT GGCTACCAGATTCCCAAAGGCTGGAATGTCATTTACAGCATATGTGATACCCATGATGTTGCAGATATCTTCCCACACAAAGAGGAATTCCAGCCAGAGAGATTCATGGCTAAAGGCTTGGAAGACAGTTCCAGGTTTAACTACATCCCCTTTGGAGGAGGAGCCAGGATGTGTGTGGGAAAGGAGTTTGCCAAAATGCTACTCAAGATATTTTTAGTCGAGTTAACACAGCACTGCAACTGGACACTTTTGAACGGACCCCCGACAATGAAAACGGGTCCAACTGTGTATCCTGTGGACAATCTTCCCACAAAGTTCTGCCGTTACGTCAGTAATTAG